One part of the Streptomyces ferrugineus genome encodes these proteins:
- a CDS encoding FAD/NAD(P)-binding protein — MSGPVDALAICVIGAGPRGLSVLERICANAAGTARPVAVHLVDPYPPGPGAVWRTGQPGELLMNTVASQVTLFTDDSVDCAGPSVPGPSLYAWARMIERDTEGHPLHVLEEARRLGPDSYPTRAFHGHYLEWVFRHLLHTAPEEVTVHTHRSTAVALDDTPDGRQTVTLANGGRRAGMDAVVLALGHAEQLPGQEERTLAGFADRHGLTYVGPAGPADVDLTGIAPGTPVALRGLGLTFFDHLALLTEGRGGTFKESEHGPVYLPSGNEPVLYAGSRRGVPYHSRGENQKGALGRHHPRFLTPEVIAGLRRRPVRFRRDIWPLIDREVRTVYYEAWIRAAHGAPAAEEFVRSALAGRCPEAALLDRYAVPAGERWDWRRVERPYGERAFADRDDFRHWLLEYLRRDVAEARLGNVDGPLKTALDALRDLRNEIRLVVDHGGVRDTSYRAELDGWYTPLNAFTSIGPPAFRIEQLIALIEAGVLHIVGPGMRVRPSARAGGFLVDAEAVSEPPVPVRALIEARLPGTELRRTANPLLRSLLSAGDCVPYRQGGLAVTDGPPRLVDAAGRAHPRRFAFGVPTEGVRWVTAVGVRPGVGSVTLEDSDAIARAALGFPEAEVPACSDVLTSHQISETGSRRA; from the coding sequence GTGAGCGGCCCCGTCGACGCCCTCGCCATCTGTGTGATCGGCGCCGGTCCGCGCGGCCTGTCCGTCCTGGAGCGGATCTGCGCCAACGCAGCGGGCACCGCCCGGCCGGTCGCGGTGCACCTCGTCGACCCCTACCCGCCCGGTCCGGGCGCGGTGTGGCGCACCGGCCAGCCGGGCGAGCTGCTGATGAACACGGTCGCCTCCCAGGTGACCCTGTTCACCGACGACAGCGTGGACTGCGCGGGCCCGTCGGTGCCCGGGCCCAGCCTGTACGCATGGGCGCGCATGATCGAGCGGGACACCGAGGGCCACCCGCTCCACGTCCTGGAGGAGGCACGGCGGCTCGGCCCGGACTCCTATCCGACCCGGGCGTTCCACGGCCACTACCTGGAGTGGGTGTTCCGGCATCTCTTACACACCGCGCCCGAGGAGGTGACGGTTCACACGCACCGGTCGACCGCGGTCGCGCTGGACGACACCCCCGACGGAAGGCAGACGGTGACGCTGGCGAACGGCGGACGGCGGGCCGGGATGGACGCGGTGGTACTGGCGCTTGGCCACGCGGAGCAGCTCCCCGGCCAGGAGGAACGCACGCTGGCCGGCTTCGCGGACCGGCACGGTCTGACCTACGTGGGGCCCGCCGGCCCGGCCGACGTCGACCTGACCGGGATCGCGCCGGGCACACCGGTCGCCCTGCGCGGCCTGGGGCTGACCTTCTTCGACCATCTGGCGCTGCTCACCGAGGGCCGCGGCGGCACGTTCAAGGAGAGCGAGCACGGTCCGGTGTACCTCCCGAGCGGCAACGAGCCGGTGCTGTACGCCGGTTCGCGGCGCGGAGTGCCGTACCACTCGCGGGGCGAGAACCAGAAGGGCGCGCTCGGCCGTCACCACCCCCGCTTTCTGACCCCGGAGGTGATCGCCGGACTGCGGCGGCGGCCCGTGCGCTTTCGCCGCGACATCTGGCCGCTGATCGACCGTGAGGTCCGGACGGTCTATTACGAGGCGTGGATCCGCGCGGCCCACGGAGCCCCGGCCGCCGAGGAGTTCGTACGCTCCGCTCTCGCCGGCCGGTGTCCCGAGGCGGCCCTGCTCGACCGGTACGCGGTGCCGGCCGGCGAGCGGTGGGACTGGCGGCGCGTCGAGCGCCCGTACGGCGAGCGCGCCTTCGCCGACCGCGACGACTTCCGGCACTGGCTGCTGGAGTACCTGCGGCGGGATGTCGCCGAGGCCCGCCTCGGCAATGTGGACGGGCCGCTGAAGACCGCGCTGGACGCCCTGCGGGACCTGCGCAACGAGATCCGGCTGGTGGTCGACCACGGCGGCGTCCGTGACACGTCCTACCGTGCCGAACTGGACGGCTGGTACACGCCGTTGAACGCCTTCACCTCGATCGGCCCGCCGGCCTTCCGGATCGAGCAGCTGATCGCGCTGATCGAAGCGGGGGTGCTGCACATCGTCGGGCCGGGGATGCGCGTACGGCCCTCGGCGCGCGCGGGCGGGTTCCTCGTGGACGCGGAGGCGGTGTCCGAGCCGCCGGTGCCGGTCCGCGCGCTGATCGAGGCACGGCTGCCCGGCACCGAGCTGCGGCGCACCGCCAACCCCCTGCTGCGGTCGCTCCTCTCGGCCGGTGACTGTGTCCCGTACCGGCAGGGCGGGCTGGCCGTGACCGACGGCCCGCCCCGGCTGGTGGACGCGGCGGGCAGGGCGCATCCGCGCCGGTTCGCCTTCGGGGTGCCGACGGAGGGGGTGCGCTGGGTGACGGCGGTGGGTGTCAGACCCGGCGTCGGCTCGGTGACGCTGGAGGACTCGGACGCGATCGCACGGGCGGCTCTGGGGTTTCCGGAGGCCGAAGTCCCAGCTTGTTCCGATGTTTTGACGTCACATCAGATATCCGAGACAGGGAGTCGACGAGCGTGA